The Brachypodium distachyon strain Bd21 chromosome 4, Brachypodium_distachyon_v3.0, whole genome shotgun sequence nucleotide sequence ATACATACTAACACCACAATCTCCTCTACTTGACATGGTTTTGTAGCACACTGCCATTTTGTTTTAACTTTGAAAAATGATTTTGATCATGATCACCCAACACTAAAAATATGCTGGTATTGAAGCTAGTAAAAAAATTCCATGCTTGGACTGTCAGGACTGACATGTTGTGACACAAAAAACTCACCAATGATGGTGCCATGAAGTATGCTCGAAGGAGGAACAGCAAGGCGCTCAAGCTGTTGTTTCAAATAGAGATAAGTGTGACCAACAAGCTCATCGATCTCCCCGCCAGATGGTACAAGGTTCTCGCAGACATACAATGCTTGGAATCTCCTAAAAATGATCCATATTTTTAGTTGGATGCTAGACCCAAAGGGGAGCTACACCCCCAGAGCTTTCAGATGGTAGGTATAGCAGAAGCAAGTTCTTTCTGGTTCTTCATATGGGTTAAATTCAGAGCGAACCCAACGTAAATCTAACAAGAATGCCGTTTACAAGATGCAGGAATGTAAGACTAAGGATATAAGGCATATAATTAGATAGGTGACACTTCTAGCTGTTTCTAAAATTTGTCTATGTCTTTTAAATAAGTTAATACAGATTAAGATTAAAGGAATCAAGCATGCCACAGATAGGGTAGGAATTTGCAATATTTTTCGACAACATCCTATATTGGAGAAGAATGAACAATAACAGATTACAAAACTCACCTCCTAGCAGAACCTCTGGGAATTGGTCCAGGCCAGCGTTTTCGGAAACCAACTGATGGCCAGTTCCTTGCAATAGCGGTTTGCCACAAGTATTCTCCTTGAAATAAGCTTGCCCAATGCTTGCTGACACATGATATTTGAACCCACTCACAGATTGGTAACCGAGTGAATATTTCTACAAGGAGATGTTCAGGGAGACTACCAATTGGTCCATCACTTCTGTCTGTCATAAGGCTATCAGAGAAAGAACAAAGGGTAAGTGCATCATCAGGAATATAACAACATATTGCTCTTCGAAACAGCAGAATGATCTCATAGACCTGAACAGTGAGATTGTGATAACTGCCCACGAAAGTGCATAAACAAACACTGGAAATAAAGTTCTGCTTCTCAGTAAGAATCCATTGAGTGCTAAATTACAATAGCACACAAGTATACAAACTACTAAAGATGATCGAATCAGAGAAACAGATTCCCCAGAGAGCAAAGAAACTGTTGACTTGTAGAGTCTATTATTTGATACAAAAATGGGACGTTTCGGATAAACGGTATACAGAAGAATATGCAATTTCTTGTGAATCTCCTTTGCTAAAAGCCTTCCTAAGTTCCTAACAATTGAAAATAGAAATGCCCTCTGTAGTAGACGTTCCATATCCATGCCATGGGGAAAAACGATCTTCAGCTCTTGTGGAACCTTTAAACAAAATTAGCTTACAAAATGAAGTGTACAATTCGCCTGTCAAATCTATGCTTAAGTAGCCCAGAAACGGGTCCCTGTTATATTGCAGAAAGGAACTCCCCTTTATCATCAACACAGTGATCGAATGGTGGTTGTGTAGTGTGTACTATAAATACTGTACAGTTACACGGACGCATAAAATGAACACATCCGAGCAAAAGGAATCTTATGCGCCATCAATCGATCGAAGCATCAAATTGACCAAATTCGAAAggattcatgttgttcatacacAAATGAGCAAAAAATTGATCAAGAATTACCTAGCCCCATGATGAAGTGGAGAGCACATGTTGCATGGAACCAACCGAGCGAACGAAACGTCCGACCAACTATCAAGAACATCAATAACTTACCTTAGACACAAACACAAATTGACACAAATCAAATCAACTCTCATAAGAAGATTCACTCCCAAATCGGCACGAAATGATGAGAGCATCCTAATCGAAGGGCAGCACACCAGAAACTATGCAATAAACCTAACTTGAACAAGACTGCTGGAAGCAACAAATCGTACACACAAAATTAACAAGAACTGGGTATTAATCCGGGTACCTGGaccgggaggaggagcctcGCCGCCCGAGCCTCTGGACCCCGGAGAGGAACGGGCGGACGGACAGAGGCCGTCCGGGtcgggtggaggaggaagaaaagaggaGCAAGACATCGACGGCTCAGCTTTAGGCTGGGGACGCGTAGCTCACCATCTCGTCACGGATTCCCCGTGGCTAGTTTGCCTACCCAGCCCAAATCTTGTGCGGTCCGTGGCCCATTCACCGACTAACATCTGAGCTGCGTATAGCTGGGCCGAAAACCACTCGAAAACCAGGGGGCTTTGGTTTGGTGGGCTGTTGTAATTGGGCTTGCTGAACCGTCGGACCGTAGTACCTCGCCGTCGAGCAacaccggcgccggccggcccgcgCCACCGTGGAGTTCCTCGGCGCTGCTCAGATCTTTACCGCTGATTGCCAGCTATAAAGAGACGGGATCCTCGGGGGCCCACCAAGCAGTGACTCAAATTCCGACACACGCGGCAGGCGCATCGGCACGTGCCCCGCACCCCGTCTGTCCGCTCCCCGCCAGCCAGCGCCCGGCGGCACACCCACGTGCTCCCTTAAAAACGATCTGGTCTTGCTGGCTCCGAGGAGCGAAGCTACGACTACGAGCCAGAGCCTAGGAGACGAGCACTCCCGTCATCTCTCTTCAAACTTCTCCTTCCCAGTAGATTCCGATCTGCGGGATGCGGATCCCTAGGCTActcgcgtcggcggcggcgctgctgctgctgctcttcgtcgctggggcggcggcgcaggaggcggtggtggtgggggaCGTGGAGCCGGAGGAGATCGCGGCGAAGGCGAGGGCCAAGGAGGAGCTGGTGCTCGCGGCCGAGCTGGAGCAGCTCAGGGCGAAGCTCTCCGCCCTAGGTGCGTGCGTACATGGCTCCCTCCGCTCGATTCGGTTCGGGGTGGGTGAGGGCGTGGTTTTGCTGGGTTCTATGGGGTTTGGGATACTGCTGCTGTTTCGTTGGTTTTGCTGGGTTCTATGGGGTTTGCTAGGGTTTTGGAGGCGATTTGATCTGACGAACTAGGCCCTTTTGTGATTTGTCAAGCTAGGGGACGGATTTGGTGATTGGGAACAGATTAGTGGCGGTGGGTGGTTCATGTTAAGGCTTTGGTGCTGAATCGGAATCCATAGTTGGAGGGCAAGCGCTGTTCCTACTGTCCCACATATTGCCTGCTTAATTAGAGGAAATGTGCCTGTCAGTATACTCCTGAATCAGTGCCATTTTGGAGGAGAACTGAAACTCGCCGCCTTGCCGAGGAACCAATGCCTCTTGCTTGCACTACAATTAAAATGCATGAACAAATTTCTAGCGCTAAGGACCCTATTGCTTTGATTTTTTAAGAGGTTCGCCACGGGCATGTCTTCGGCACTCAATAAAGCGATTTTTGTGTGTCAGGTCACTTGAGAAGTTGTGTTTGAGTCAAATCAATTTCTAGTCATCTCAAAATGTATTTGTGCCACTTGATCCTTCGTGAAAGAATGGAACTATTGTTCACCCTGCAGAGTCGAGCATTACATCACAGACCCAGGAGTTGAAGAGCAAGGATGATGGCATTGAGACACTGGAAAAGGTTATTGGGGAGAAGTCACAGAACATTGCTACTCTACAGAGTGAGATAGCCTCCCTCCAGGTGATCTATTACCGTAGACAACACTTTTAGCATTT carries:
- the LOC104584703 gene encoding uncharacterized protein LOC104584703 isoform X2 gives rise to the protein MCSPLHHGASLMTDRSDGPIGSLPEHLLVEIFTRLPICEWVQISCVSKHWASLFQGEYLWQTAIARNWPSVGFRKRWPGPIPRGSARRRFQALYVCENLVPSGGEIDELVGHTYLYLKQQLERLAVPPSSILHGTIIDQFIACGRTGEKAHELASKIWLAVIDNLEENQQTFMLLKHLAQEGEFFLPFPYSRSYKVLWRVFDKLFTDFPDCFSRADYHDALTSAKSRFQAVPSSWLGY
- the LOC104584703 gene encoding uncharacterized protein LOC104584703 isoform X1 — encoded protein: MSCSSFLPPPPDPDGLCPSARSSPGSRGSGGEAPPPGPVIDVLDSWSDVSFARLVPCNMCSPLHHGASLMTDRSDGPIGSLPEHLLVEIFTRLPICEWVQISCVSKHWASLFQGEYLWQTAIARNWPSVGFRKRWPGPIPRGSARRRFQALYVCENLVPSGGEIDELVGHTYLYLKQQLERLAVPPSSILHGTIIDQFIACGRTGEKAHELASKIWLAVIDNLEENQQTFMLLKHLAQEGEFFLPFPYSRSYKVLWRVFDKLFTDFPDCFSRADYHDALTSAKSRFQAVPSSWLGY